From Magnolia sinica isolate HGM2019 chromosome 13, MsV1, whole genome shotgun sequence, one genomic window encodes:
- the LOC131222591 gene encoding arabinogalactan protein 23-like, with protein sequence MDMRKISCAIIIAATSASAVLAAEEGLGPAPGPAMHSGSAAVTPALGLVGASILSFFAFYLQ encoded by the coding sequence ATGGATATGAGAAAGATCTCCTGCGCCATCATCATCGCTGCTACCTCAGCGAGTGCAGTCCTTGCTGCCGAGGAGGGCTTGGGCCCAGCGCCTGGGCCCGCCATGCACAGTGGGTCTGCTGCGGTCACACCTGCCCTCGGGCTGGTGGGGGCCTCGATCTTGTCCTTTTTCGCCTTTTACTTGCAGTAG